A DNA window from Alicyclobacillus vulcanalis contains the following coding sequences:
- the fdhF gene encoding formate dehydrogenase subunit alpha, with the protein MSVDLKRTFTLDGSPLVATEGETILQAMLAAGLDLPHICYHPALGPIQTCDTCMVEVDGQLVRACATEVAEGMAVRTKSVAARYARKEAMDRILKNHDLYCTVCDNNNGNCVVHNTTMAMDIDHQSYPFREKPYEVDMSHPFYRYDPSQCILCGRCVEACQNLQVSEVLSIDWDREIPRVIWDQDVPINESSCVSCGHCVTVCPCNALMEKSMLGKAGFLTGIEPEPLQQMIDVTKAVEPGYRAIFAISEIESHMRNSRIKRTKTVCTYCGVGCSFDIWTKDRDILKVEPQMEAPTNQISTCVKGKFGWEFVNSPDRLTKPLLRKGDAFHEVSWDEALDYVATRLTDIRQQYGDDAVAVISSSKCTNEENYLVQKLARAVLHTNNVDNCSRYCQSPATEGLRRTMGYGGDTGSLHDLAIADLLIIVGANPAESHPVFSTRMRRAKKKFGQKHIVIDLREHDLAHRADLFVRPQPGTDLVLLSAVTKYIIDQGWHDADFVRDHVDGFDAFVRSLEPYTLEYAERVTGVPRDTLVQIATMIHEAKSTCVCWAMGVTQHKGGSETSTAICNLLLVTGNVGRPGTGAYPLRGHNNVQGAGDMGCSPVYLPGYERVDDPAVRAKYETAWGVKLPTTKGLDNHEMVDAIHEGKLRALIIQGEEMALVDSNSHYVREAFSKLDLLVVIDVFFSKTAEFADVVLAASPSLEKEGTFTNTERRIQRLYQVFEPLGDSRPDWIILRDLANRLGANWTYTHPSEILEEMASLAVLMQGVRWDRLEGYRSLQWPVHPDGTDTPLLYTNGFPFPNGKARLVPAKWIEPTEFAPEYDLHLNNGRMLEHFHEGNLTYRVHGLKEKVPTTYLEVSPELARERGIETGALVKLISPYGELKLPVVVTDRVKGKQMYLPMNTSNDEEAINILTSSESDETTHTPAYKELQVRMEVIRPRGDSPMTRFNYRMHRPNPQPGVRVERKWSRHGYVPVTEVAKEKARG; encoded by the coding sequence ATGAGCGTCGATTTGAAGCGAACCTTCACGCTGGACGGATCGCCCTTGGTGGCGACCGAAGGAGAGACCATCCTGCAGGCGATGTTGGCGGCTGGCCTAGACTTACCTCACATTTGCTACCATCCTGCGCTGGGCCCCATCCAGACCTGCGACACATGCATGGTGGAGGTCGATGGCCAGCTCGTCCGCGCGTGTGCGACCGAAGTCGCCGAGGGCATGGCGGTCCGCACCAAATCGGTCGCGGCCCGCTACGCTCGCAAAGAGGCGATGGACCGCATTCTGAAGAATCACGACCTGTACTGCACGGTCTGCGACAACAACAACGGCAACTGCGTCGTGCACAACACCACCATGGCGATGGATATCGACCATCAGTCGTACCCGTTCCGCGAGAAACCGTACGAAGTCGACATGTCTCACCCCTTTTATCGGTACGATCCCAGCCAGTGCATTCTGTGCGGGCGTTGTGTCGAAGCGTGTCAGAATCTGCAGGTGAGCGAAGTGCTCTCCATCGACTGGGATCGGGAGATTCCGCGCGTCATCTGGGACCAGGATGTGCCCATTAACGAGTCTTCGTGCGTCTCCTGCGGCCACTGCGTCACTGTGTGTCCCTGCAATGCGCTGATGGAGAAGTCCATGCTCGGGAAAGCGGGCTTTCTCACCGGCATCGAACCCGAGCCTCTGCAGCAGATGATCGACGTGACCAAGGCCGTGGAGCCCGGGTACCGGGCCATTTTCGCCATTTCCGAGATCGAGAGTCACATGCGCAACTCTCGCATCAAGCGCACCAAGACCGTTTGCACGTACTGCGGCGTCGGCTGTTCCTTTGACATTTGGACGAAGGACCGCGACATCCTGAAGGTCGAGCCGCAGATGGAGGCGCCGACCAACCAAATTTCCACCTGCGTCAAGGGGAAGTTCGGCTGGGAATTCGTCAATAGCCCCGACCGGCTCACCAAGCCTCTCCTCCGCAAGGGCGATGCGTTTCACGAGGTGTCCTGGGATGAGGCGCTCGACTACGTTGCGACGCGCCTGACCGACATTCGCCAGCAGTACGGGGACGACGCGGTCGCGGTCATCTCCTCGTCGAAGTGCACCAACGAGGAGAACTACCTCGTGCAGAAGCTCGCCCGCGCCGTCCTTCACACCAACAACGTCGACAACTGTTCGCGCTACTGCCAGTCCCCCGCGACCGAAGGCCTGCGCCGGACGATGGGCTACGGCGGCGACACGGGCTCGCTGCACGATCTCGCCATCGCGGATCTGCTCATCATCGTTGGCGCCAACCCGGCCGAGTCGCATCCCGTGTTCTCGACGCGCATGCGCAGGGCCAAGAAGAAGTTCGGCCAAAAGCACATCGTGATCGACCTGCGCGAGCACGACCTCGCCCACCGCGCTGACCTCTTCGTTCGGCCGCAGCCTGGCACCGACCTCGTGCTTCTCTCGGCCGTGACCAAGTACATCATCGATCAGGGCTGGCACGACGCCGATTTCGTGCGCGATCACGTCGATGGCTTTGATGCGTTCGTCCGCTCGCTCGAGCCGTACACGCTGGAGTACGCCGAGCGCGTGACGGGCGTGCCGCGCGACACGCTGGTGCAAATCGCCACCATGATCCACGAGGCGAAGTCCACGTGCGTCTGCTGGGCGATGGGCGTGACGCAGCACAAAGGCGGCAGCGAGACGAGCACCGCCATCTGCAACCTCCTGCTCGTCACCGGCAACGTCGGTCGCCCCGGCACGGGCGCCTACCCGCTGCGCGGGCACAACAACGTGCAAGGCGCGGGCGACATGGGCTGCAGCCCCGTCTACCTGCCCGGATACGAGCGCGTCGACGATCCCGCCGTGCGGGCCAAGTACGAGACCGCGTGGGGCGTCAAGCTCCCGACGACCAAGGGACTCGACAACCATGAGATGGTCGACGCGATTCACGAGGGCAAGTTGCGGGCGCTCATCATTCAGGGCGAGGAGATGGCGCTGGTCGACTCCAACTCCCACTATGTCCGCGAGGCCTTCAGCAAGCTCGATCTCCTCGTCGTGATCGACGTGTTTTTCAGCAAGACGGCCGAGTTCGCGGACGTGGTGCTCGCCGCCAGCCCAAGTCTCGAAAAAGAGGGCACGTTTACCAACACGGAGCGGCGCATCCAACGGCTGTATCAGGTGTTCGAGCCCCTTGGCGACTCTCGGCCCGATTGGATCATTCTGCGCGATCTCGCCAACCGACTGGGTGCCAACTGGACGTACACGCACCCATCCGAGATCTTGGAGGAGATGGCGAGTCTCGCTGTGCTCATGCAAGGGGTGCGTTGGGATCGCCTCGAGGGCTACCGCAGCCTGCAATGGCCGGTTCATCCAGACGGAACGGACACGCCGCTGCTCTACACCAACGGGTTCCCGTTCCCCAACGGAAAGGCGAGGCTGGTGCCGGCGAAGTGGATTGAGCCGACCGAGTTTGCGCCCGAGTACGACCTCCATTTGAACAACGGCCGGATGCTCGAGCACTTCCATGAAGGCAATCTGACGTACCGCGTGCACGGGCTCAAGGAAAAGGTGCCGACGACGTACCTCGAGGTGTCGCCGGAGCTGGCCAGGGAGCGAGGGATCGAGACGGGGGCGCTCGTGAAGCTCATCTCGCCGTATGGGGAGCTGAAGCTGCCGGTCGTCGTGACGGATCGCGTCAAGGGCAAGCAGATGTACCTGCCGATGAACACGTCGAACGACGAAGAGGCGATCAACATCCTCACCTCGAGCGAATCGGATGAGACGACGCACACGCCCGCGTACAAGGAGCTGCAGGTGCGGATGGAGGTCATCCGGCCGCGAGGAGACAGCCCCATGACGCGGTTCAACTATCGGATGCACCGGCCGAATCCGCAGCCCGGCGTGCGCGTGGAGCGGAAGTGGTCGCGGCATGGCTACGTGCCTGTGACCGAGGTCGCGAAAGAGAAGGCGAGGGGGTGA
- the tenA gene encoding thiaminase II — protein sequence MSFSTSLIAMSNSIVDEIVQHPFVRGIAEGNLPKEAAVRYVSQDEPYLETYLRVFAQAAAIAPRHEDIADFHSRMAILLDGESEAHANLLRYAGANREAVLGQPKLPTLHHYESHLIASAARGDFAEVVAAILPCHHVYVEIGERLLPAVDERPDHPFADWIRFYAHPDMRDATKRLFAMIDREAAHFSAQRARRIEAAYLTSYYLEYRFFEMAYRGETWLPKEAARDVSVS from the coding sequence TTGTCGTTTTCCACATCCCTCATCGCCATGTCCAATTCCATCGTGGACGAGATTGTGCAACACCCGTTCGTGCGCGGCATCGCCGAGGGCAACCTTCCCAAAGAAGCGGCCGTCCGTTACGTCAGCCAGGACGAGCCGTACCTGGAGACGTACCTTCGCGTGTTTGCCCAGGCCGCGGCCATCGCCCCGCGTCACGAAGACATCGCTGATTTCCACAGCCGCATGGCCATTCTGCTCGACGGCGAATCGGAAGCCCACGCGAACCTCCTGCGTTATGCCGGCGCAAACCGCGAGGCTGTTCTAGGTCAGCCCAAGCTTCCCACCCTGCACCATTACGAGAGCCACCTCATCGCTTCGGCCGCGCGCGGGGACTTCGCGGAGGTCGTGGCCGCCATTCTTCCCTGCCATCACGTGTACGTCGAGATCGGCGAGCGCCTCCTGCCCGCGGTGGACGAGCGACCGGACCACCCGTTTGCGGACTGGATTCGGTTTTACGCCCATCCCGACATGCGCGACGCGACCAAGCGACTGTTCGCCATGATCGACCGGGAAGCCGCGCACTTCTCGGCTCAGCGCGCGCGGCGGATCGAGGCGGCCTACCTGACGAGTTACTACCTCGAGTATCGGTTTTTTGAGATGGCGTACCGCGGCGAGACATGGCTTCCGAAGGAGGCGGCGCGCGATGTTTCGGTATCCTGA
- a CDS encoding AMP-binding protein produces the protein MQQEHERVWLKSYPADIPATLAIPAVTMADVLEATARRLGDRPAIYYFDTSWSWKELNEWADRFAALLAGIGVGPGDRVAVCTQNNPHFPLVCFGAWKRGAIVVPISPMLKAKEMQLLLADSGAAVLVMLDQLYQAEGRDAIQHTDVRAVFTCHESDFLEDPGVLPTSTSQPKTLDLETDLLQALSKVDPAAPSRAAVGPEDVAFLVYTSGTTGAPKGAMNLHRNLVFNANVYRTWMKLSENDIILAVAPLFHITGIVGHLCASAVSGAPMLLLHRFEPETYLTYIERYRPTMTVGSITAFIALLNAPSAKKRDIRSLVKCYSGGAPIAPPIVEEFERVMGPYIHNIYGLTESNSPVTMIPLGTRAPVDPSSGALSIGLPVSNCDARIVDLEDPARSVPFGEQGQLAIRGPMLFSGYWNRPDATREAFHDGWFLTGDVAVMDGAGYVYIVDRKKDLINVSGFKVWPRDVEDVLYQHPAVREAAVIGVPDAYRGETVKAFVALKPEYAGRVSPEEIVAFCKARMAAYKYPRAVEFMDEIPKTATGKFLRRSLRDRELRSQPSQP, from the coding sequence ATGCAACAAGAACACGAGCGCGTGTGGCTGAAATCGTATCCCGCCGACATTCCAGCGACGCTGGCCATTCCCGCCGTGACCATGGCCGATGTGCTGGAAGCGACCGCTCGGCGGCTCGGCGATCGACCGGCCATCTACTACTTCGATACCTCGTGGAGTTGGAAGGAGCTCAACGAATGGGCGGACCGATTCGCTGCCCTGCTCGCCGGCATCGGCGTCGGCCCTGGGGATCGCGTCGCCGTCTGCACGCAGAACAACCCTCACTTTCCCCTTGTGTGTTTCGGCGCTTGGAAGCGGGGCGCGATCGTGGTCCCCATCTCGCCGATGCTGAAGGCCAAGGAGATGCAGCTCTTGCTTGCCGACAGCGGCGCGGCGGTGCTCGTCATGCTGGACCAGCTGTATCAGGCGGAGGGCCGCGACGCGATTCAGCACACCGACGTACGGGCGGTGTTCACCTGTCACGAAAGCGACTTTCTCGAGGATCCGGGCGTTCTGCCAACGTCCACGTCTCAACCCAAAACGCTGGACCTCGAAACGGACCTCTTGCAAGCGCTTTCTAAGGTCGATCCGGCCGCGCCCTCGCGCGCAGCTGTTGGTCCTGAGGATGTCGCGTTCCTCGTGTACACGTCGGGGACGACGGGGGCGCCGAAGGGCGCGATGAACCTCCATCGCAACCTCGTGTTCAACGCAAACGTCTACCGCACTTGGATGAAACTGAGCGAAAACGACATCATCCTGGCCGTCGCGCCCCTCTTCCACATCACGGGCATCGTCGGCCACCTGTGTGCATCCGCCGTGTCGGGCGCGCCCATGCTCCTCCTGCACCGGTTTGAGCCGGAGACCTACCTGACGTACATCGAGCGGTATCGCCCGACCATGACCGTGGGATCCATCACCGCATTCATCGCGCTCCTCAACGCCCCGTCGGCCAAAAAGCGGGACATCCGTTCGCTCGTCAAGTGCTACAGCGGGGGCGCACCCATCGCGCCGCCGATTGTCGAGGAATTTGAACGGGTGATGGGGCCTTACATCCACAACATCTACGGACTCACGGAGAGCAACTCCCCGGTCACGATGATTCCGCTTGGCACGCGCGCTCCGGTCGATCCATCCTCAGGTGCCTTGTCCATCGGCTTGCCGGTTTCGAATTGCGATGCGCGCATCGTCGATCTGGAAGATCCCGCGCGCTCCGTGCCGTTTGGCGAACAGGGCCAACTCGCCATCCGTGGGCCGATGCTCTTCTCCGGCTATTGGAACCGTCCAGATGCCACGCGCGAGGCGTTTCACGACGGCTGGTTTTTGACGGGAGACGTCGCGGTGATGGACGGCGCGGGCTACGTGTACATCGTCGACCGCAAAAAGGACCTGATCAACGTCTCGGGCTTCAAAGTGTGGCCGCGCGACGTGGAAGACGTGTTGTACCAGCACCCGGCCGTGCGCGAGGCGGCCGTGATCGGCGTGCCCGACGCATACCGCGGTGAAACGGTCAAGGCCTTTGTGGCCCTCAAACCGGAGTACGCCGGCCGGGTGAGCCCAGAAGAGATCGTGGCGTTCTGCAAGGCCCGCATGGCCGCCTACAAGTACCCGCGCGCGGTGGAGTTCATGGATGAGATCCCGAAGACGGCGACAGGCAAGTTTTTGCGACGCAGTTTGCGCGATCGCGAACTGCGTTCGCAGCCTTCGCAGCCATGA
- a CDS encoding cyclase family protein, whose product MSRVTVSELLQGAPKNWGKWGPEDEIGSLNYLTPEEVLRGVRSVRSGKTFTLGAVIGHPKGDPVWPGRTGAMKLMTQDKGHYLSHKVDAAPGGLEYADDYITMFLQGTTQFDALGHTWYDDQIWNGYDAKETIGGMGKASVLPIAEHGVVGRAVLLDMARHRGKPSLSAGETFGVEDLLACAASQNVDIEPHDILVIRTGWLKVFYEQGPEAFYGKVFNEPGLTYSPELVDWFQRMEIPVLATDTIANETTVEPETGVVLPLHNALMRNLGVLFNEILWLEDLADDCAADGQYTFLYVGAPLKIYRGTGAPVNPVAIK is encoded by the coding sequence GTGTCGCGCGTGACTGTGTCTGAACTCTTGCAGGGCGCGCCGAAGAACTGGGGCAAGTGGGGGCCCGAGGACGAGATCGGTTCGCTGAACTATCTCACGCCGGAAGAAGTCCTGCGAGGCGTCCGCTCTGTGCGGTCAGGGAAAACGTTTACATTGGGCGCTGTGATAGGACATCCCAAGGGCGATCCAGTCTGGCCGGGCAGAACGGGCGCCATGAAACTGATGACGCAAGACAAAGGCCACTACCTGTCGCATAAGGTGGATGCCGCACCGGGTGGGCTGGAGTACGCCGACGATTACATCACGATGTTTCTTCAGGGAACCACGCAGTTTGACGCCCTCGGACACACCTGGTACGACGATCAGATCTGGAATGGATACGACGCCAAAGAGACGATTGGCGGCATGGGCAAAGCGAGTGTTCTGCCCATTGCCGAGCACGGCGTCGTCGGGCGAGCCGTCCTTCTCGACATGGCCCGCCACCGCGGCAAACCGTCCCTGTCGGCCGGGGAAACGTTCGGCGTGGAGGACTTGCTGGCGTGCGCGGCCAGCCAAAACGTCGACATTGAACCTCACGATATCCTCGTCATTCGAACAGGCTGGCTCAAAGTCTTCTACGAACAGGGTCCAGAAGCTTTCTATGGCAAGGTATTCAACGAACCCGGTCTGACCTATTCCCCTGAATTGGTCGATTGGTTCCAGCGCATGGAGATCCCCGTCCTGGCGACTGACACCATCGCCAACGAGACCACGGTCGAACCGGAGACAGGTGTCGTGCTCCCGCTTCACAATGCCCTGATGCGCAATCTCGGCGTCCTGTTCAACGAAATCCTGTGGCTCGAGGACCTCGCGGACGACTGTGCTGCAGACGGCCAGTACACGTTTCTCTACGTCGGCGCCCCGCTCAAAATTTACCGCGGGACAGGCGCGCCGGTGAACCCTGTGGCCATCAAGTAG
- the thiE gene encoding thiamine phosphate synthase, translated as MRRVKDLADRLRVYLVTDDRPDHEEVQDIVARALLGGVTCVQLRRKSEDGGPMLRLALALRELTRAHGALFIVNDRLDIALLSEADGVHVGQTDLPARLVKSRFPGLIVGVSARSVDEAVRAEADGADYLGVGSVYPTSTKGDAVLTGLETLQATRRAVHIPIVGIGGITVERAAEVVAAGAEGVAVVSAIMSASDPQAAAEALARQTAR; from the coding sequence ATGAGGCGAGTGAAGGACCTTGCGGATCGACTGCGCGTGTACCTCGTGACCGACGACCGGCCGGATCACGAGGAGGTGCAAGACATCGTCGCTCGGGCGCTCCTGGGCGGCGTCACTTGCGTTCAGCTGCGGCGCAAGTCTGAGGACGGTGGGCCGATGCTCCGGCTCGCGCTCGCCCTGCGGGAGCTCACGCGAGCCCACGGCGCCCTCTTCATCGTCAACGACCGGCTCGACATCGCCCTTCTCTCAGAAGCGGACGGCGTGCACGTCGGACAGACGGACCTTCCGGCCCGGCTCGTCAAGTCGCGCTTCCCGGGGCTTATCGTCGGCGTCTCGGCGCGATCCGTCGACGAGGCGGTGCGGGCCGAGGCGGACGGGGCGGATTACCTCGGCGTGGGATCCGTCTATCCCACATCGACGAAAGGCGATGCCGTCCTGACCGGCCTCGAAACCCTTCAAGCGACAAGGCGCGCCGTTCACATTCCCATCGTGGGCATTGGCGGCATCACCGTCGAGCGTGCGGCGGAAGTCGTGGCCGCGGGCGCCGAGGGCGTCGCGGTGGTGTCGGCCATCATGTCGGCGTCTGACCCGCAAGCGGCGGCCGAGGCGCTGGCGCGTCAGACCGCGCGCTGA
- a CDS encoding EamA family transporter, whose product MSESVAIARLVRSFAQSDRFRRFRGIGLALLGSILWGISGTAAQVLFNVYRVDPAWLVAVRMSLAGIILLGASGVTAGRRQTLAPWRRAYTAVRTVLFGLAGLLGVQYTYFASIHAGNAATATVLQYMAPIVILAYAAARSRRVPSTVQLACAMLAMMGCVLLVTDGHLERLAVSGWCVLWGLLSAVAVAVYSIFPVSLLAEFGPMVVTAWGMMVGGAAIGVVVLPRHPLPHLLPGAWFLVGFVVVFGTVVPFYLYLASLRDITPADASIVASGEPLSATALAVTALHQPMTWAALLGMACVLATVTLLARTKS is encoded by the coding sequence TTGTCAGAGTCCGTCGCCATCGCGCGCCTTGTCCGAAGCTTCGCACAGAGCGACCGGTTCCGCCGCTTCCGTGGCATCGGCCTTGCACTCTTGGGCTCCATTCTGTGGGGCATCTCCGGGACGGCCGCTCAAGTCCTCTTCAACGTATACCGCGTCGATCCGGCCTGGCTCGTCGCCGTCCGCATGAGCTTGGCAGGCATCATCTTGCTTGGGGCGTCGGGCGTCACAGCGGGCAGGCGTCAGACGCTGGCGCCATGGCGCCGCGCCTACACCGCAGTGCGCACGGTGCTGTTTGGCCTCGCCGGGCTGCTCGGCGTTCAATACACCTACTTTGCGTCGATCCACGCCGGCAATGCCGCCACGGCGACCGTGCTCCAGTACATGGCGCCCATCGTCATCCTCGCGTATGCCGCGGCGCGGTCGCGCCGAGTGCCTTCCACCGTGCAGCTGGCGTGTGCGATGCTGGCGATGATGGGCTGCGTGTTGCTGGTCACCGACGGTCACCTCGAGCGCCTGGCTGTGTCCGGCTGGTGCGTCCTATGGGGGCTGTTGTCGGCCGTTGCCGTCGCCGTGTACAGCATTTTCCCCGTCTCGCTGCTCGCAGAGTTCGGGCCCATGGTCGTCACCGCCTGGGGCATGATGGTGGGCGGCGCGGCGATTGGCGTCGTGGTCCTGCCGCGCCATCCCTTACCTCATCTCCTTCCAGGCGCCTGGTTTCTCGTCGGCTTCGTCGTCGTGTTCGGCACCGTCGTGCCCTTCTACCTGTACTTGGCCAGTCTGCGCGACATCACGCCGGCGGACGCCAGCATCGTGGCGAGCGGCGAACCCCTGTCGGCGACCGCGCTGGCCGTCACCGCCCTGCACCAGCCCATGACGTGGGCTGCGCTGTTGGGCATGGCGTGCGTGCTCGCGACGGTCACGCTGCTCGCGAGGACCAAGTCGTAG
- the thiD gene encoding bifunctional hydroxymethylpyrimidine kinase/phosphomethylpyrimidine kinase → MFRYPDGHVARMLTIAGSDSGGGAGIQADLKTAHQFDVYGMSVLTAVTAQNTVGVQAVHPLPVDIVRAQLKSIQDDLGFDAVKTGMLGDRASILAIAAEMEGVTCPVVVDPVMVAKGGEALLAPEDVAAVIERMLPVAFVATPNAPEAERLTGIPIRSLEDAARAAEALHRRGARYAVVKGGHLEGLGDLAVDVVYDGASFTYFAAPRVPSRKTHGTGCTFSSAIAAALARGAGALEAIAAAKSYIARAIASAADWDVGRGHGPTDHSVSPVWLMRAQPGRMYVFDGRQFVETAPPL, encoded by the coding sequence ATGTTTCGGTATCCTGACGGCCACGTGGCCCGCATGCTGACCATTGCGGGGTCCGATTCGGGCGGCGGTGCGGGCATTCAGGCGGACCTCAAGACCGCTCACCAGTTTGACGTGTACGGCATGAGCGTCCTCACCGCCGTGACCGCGCAGAACACCGTCGGTGTACAGGCCGTCCACCCCCTGCCGGTGGACATCGTCCGAGCGCAGCTCAAGTCCATTCAGGACGATCTCGGCTTCGACGCCGTGAAGACCGGCATGCTCGGCGATCGCGCTTCCATTCTCGCCATAGCGGCGGAGATGGAGGGCGTGACATGCCCCGTGGTGGTGGACCCGGTGATGGTGGCCAAGGGCGGCGAAGCGCTGCTCGCCCCGGAAGACGTGGCGGCCGTGATCGAGCGGATGCTGCCCGTCGCCTTCGTCGCGACGCCCAACGCGCCCGAGGCAGAGCGCTTGACGGGGATCCCCATCCGCTCTCTGGAAGATGCAGCAAGGGCGGCCGAGGCGCTGCACCGACGGGGTGCCCGATACGCCGTGGTCAAGGGCGGGCACCTCGAAGGCTTGGGCGATCTCGCCGTCGACGTGGTGTACGACGGCGCTTCGTTCACCTACTTCGCAGCGCCGCGCGTCCCAAGCCGCAAGACGCACGGCACGGGCTGCACGTTTTCGTCTGCCATCGCGGCGGCCCTCGCGCGCGGCGCGGGCGCGCTTGAGGCCATCGCGGCGGCGAAGTCGTACATCGCGCGCGCCATCGCTTCGGCCGCGGACTGGGACGTCGGGCGCGGACACGGACCGACGGATCACAGCGTGTCGCCGGTTTGGCTTATGCGCGCACAACCTGGCCGGATGTACGTGTTCGACGGCCGTCAGTTTGTCGAAACCGCGCCGCCCCTCTGA
- a CDS encoding Nif3-like dinuclear metal center hexameric protein: MAINGGGSMRARDVIALLQEMMPCDPSLVKVDGLVLGDELAPVSRIGVAFVASVPVLEAAREAGVDFLITHEGAFFRHEGDVAGEDPVLSQKRSLLRRLGISVYRLHDRPHRASPDWVAEGLAEALGWSGAIRERMAEPCDVPIVAWAQAMTFDDVVARVCARLGVRGLRVSGRVPVARRIALLPGYRGTGDLVARVFRESNADVILAGEGPEWEAMEYVRDACAMGLPRAVVWLGHQLSESPGMRRIAKELAAHCRVPVVFLDQESAFAWQDGTSQSSATARQDT, translated from the coding sequence ATGGCCATCAACGGGGGCGGCTCCATGCGGGCGAGGGACGTGATCGCACTCCTCCAAGAGATGATGCCATGTGACCCGAGCCTTGTGAAGGTGGACGGGCTCGTGTTGGGTGACGAGCTTGCGCCCGTGAGCCGCATAGGCGTGGCGTTCGTCGCGTCCGTGCCTGTGCTCGAGGCGGCGAGAGAGGCAGGGGTCGACTTCCTCATCACCCACGAGGGCGCCTTCTTCCGGCACGAGGGTGACGTGGCGGGCGAGGATCCGGTCCTGTCGCAGAAGCGCAGCCTTCTTCGGCGCCTCGGCATATCCGTGTATCGCCTGCACGATCGGCCGCACCGCGCGTCGCCTGACTGGGTGGCGGAGGGCCTTGCCGAGGCGCTCGGGTGGTCGGGCGCGATTCGCGAGCGGATGGCCGAACCCTGCGACGTCCCCATCGTCGCGTGGGCGCAGGCCATGACGTTCGACGACGTGGTGGCCCGGGTGTGTGCGCGGCTCGGGGTGCGCGGCCTGCGTGTGTCAGGCAGGGTGCCGGTCGCGCGGCGGATCGCGCTGTTGCCCGGTTACCGAGGTACGGGCGATCTCGTCGCCCGCGTGTTTCGCGAGTCGAATGCGGACGTCATCTTGGCGGGCGAAGGGCCCGAGTGGGAAGCCATGGAGTACGTGCGCGACGCCTGTGCCATGGGGTTGCCGCGCGCGGTGGTGTGGCTCGGCCATCAGTTGAGCGAGTCGCCCGGGATGCGGCGAATCGCCAAGGAACTCGCCGCGCACTGCCGTGTGCCCGTGGTGTTTTTGGACCAAGAATCGGCGTTTGCCTGGCAAGATGGCACATCTCAGAGCTCTGCGACCGCGCGCCAGGACACGTGA
- the thiM gene encoding hydroxyethylthiazole kinase, whose amino-acid sequence MQVGSWLTRVREQRPLVHNITNLVVMNVAANALLSLGASPVMAHAHEEVADMAAIAGALALNLGTLDPYVVTSMDLASEAANRRGVPVVLDPVGAGATPYRTGAALRLLETRNIQVLRGNQGEIGVITGAGGEVAGVDARGAGTDLAGRMVEFARQHHLVVAATGERDLVTDGETMYELQNGHPWEAAITGSGCSLTAVIAAFVAVSDQSRRGIAEATVAAITCFNVAAELAAEGASGPGSFQVKLLDALHTLTPSDVDARARIRRG is encoded by the coding sequence ATGCAAGTCGGAAGCTGGCTTACGCGCGTGCGGGAACAGCGCCCGCTCGTCCACAACATCACCAATCTCGTGGTCATGAACGTCGCGGCCAACGCGCTGCTCTCGCTCGGTGCGTCGCCCGTCATGGCGCATGCGCACGAGGAGGTGGCGGACATGGCCGCCATCGCCGGTGCGCTCGCGCTCAACCTTGGCACGCTGGACCCCTACGTGGTGACGAGCATGGATTTGGCGAGCGAGGCTGCCAACCGGCGCGGTGTGCCGGTCGTGCTGGATCCGGTCGGCGCCGGGGCGACGCCGTATCGCACGGGCGCCGCGCTGCGCCTCCTGGAGACGCGAAACATTCAGGTGTTGCGCGGGAATCAGGGCGAGATCGGCGTGATCACCGGCGCGGGCGGAGAGGTGGCTGGAGTGGACGCGAGAGGTGCGGGGACGGACCTCGCGGGCCGCATGGTGGAGTTTGCGCGCCAGCACCATCTCGTCGTGGCCGCGACGGGCGAGCGCGATCTCGTCACAGACGGCGAGACCATGTACGAGCTGCAAAACGGCCATCCGTGGGAAGCGGCCATCACGGGATCTGGGTGTTCGCTGACGGCCGTGATCGCCGCGTTTGTCGCGGTCTCGGACCAGAGCCGGCGGGGCATCGCGGAGGCGACCGTGGCCGCCATCACGTGCTTCAACGTGGCGGCTGAGCTGGCGGCGGAGGGCGCGAGCGGCCCGGGAAGCTTTCAGGTCAAGCTGCTGGACGCGCTCCACACGCTGACCCCGTCTGACGTCGACGCGCGCGCTCGCATTCGAAGGGGATGA